In Streptomyces nojiriensis, one genomic interval encodes:
- a CDS encoding TlyA family RNA methyltransferase, translating to MAGVARRRLDAELVRRSMARSREHAAQLIAAGRVTVGGTTATKAATQVETSAALVVRKDDSDPEYVSRGGHKLAGALAAFQPQGLAVEGRRALDAGASTGGFTDVLLRSGVAHVMAVDVGYGQLAWSLQSDDRVTVKDRTNVRELTVEQLDGVPVDLVVGDLSFISIGLVLPALVRCCAPDADLVLMVKPQFEVGKDRLGSGGVVRSPELRAGAVREVAAQAAKLGLGVLGVTASPLPGPSGNVEYFLWLRAGAPALDPADVDRAVVEGPQ from the coding sequence GTGGCAGGAGTGGCACGCCGCCGCCTGGACGCCGAACTGGTACGCCGCAGCATGGCCCGCTCGCGCGAGCACGCCGCGCAGCTGATCGCCGCGGGCCGGGTGACCGTCGGCGGCACCACCGCGACCAAGGCGGCCACCCAGGTCGAGACCAGCGCGGCCCTGGTGGTCCGCAAGGACGACAGCGACCCCGAATACGTCTCCCGGGGCGGCCACAAGCTGGCCGGCGCGCTGGCGGCCTTCCAGCCGCAGGGGCTGGCCGTCGAGGGCCGCCGCGCGCTGGACGCCGGCGCCTCCACGGGCGGTTTCACCGACGTGCTGCTGCGCTCGGGCGTGGCCCACGTGATGGCCGTGGACGTCGGCTACGGGCAGCTGGCCTGGTCGCTGCAGAGCGACGACCGGGTCACCGTCAAGGACCGTACGAACGTGCGCGAGCTGACGGTGGAGCAGCTCGACGGGGTCCCGGTCGACCTCGTCGTCGGTGACCTGTCGTTCATTTCCATCGGTCTGGTGCTGCCGGCGCTGGTGCGCTGCTGCGCGCCGGACGCGGACCTGGTGCTGATGGTCAAGCCGCAGTTCGAGGTCGGCAAGGACCGGCTGGGCAGCGGCGGCGTGGTGCGCAGCCCGGAGCTGCGGGCCGGGGCCGTGCGCGAGGTCGCGGCGCAGGCGGCGAAGCTGGGGCTGGGTGTTCTCGGGGTCACGGCGAGTCCGCTGCCGGGGCCGTCGGGGAACGTCGAGTACTTTCTGTGGCTGCGGGCGGGGGCACCGGCCCTCGACCCGGCGGATGTTGACCGTGCAGTGGTGGAGGGGCCGCAGTGA
- a CDS encoding SCP2 sterol-binding domain-containing protein: MATIQECREALDNLSGNLARADGGVRGAAAFDRSLSCHITDLDQTFTGRLDAGRIRVDAVAPGPPAAKAEIRLAMTGDDLVALVAGELKFAKAWASGRVRLEAGFRDLLRLKSML; this comes from the coding sequence ATGGCTACGATCCAGGAGTGCCGCGAAGCACTCGACAACCTCTCCGGCAATCTCGCGCGGGCCGACGGCGGCGTACGCGGCGCGGCCGCGTTCGACCGCTCCCTGAGCTGCCACATCACCGACCTGGACCAGACGTTCACGGGCCGCCTCGACGCGGGCCGGATCCGGGTGGACGCGGTCGCTCCGGGCCCGCCCGCGGCGAAGGCCGAGATCCGGCTCGCGATGACGGGCGACGACCTCGTGGCCCTGGTCGCGGGCGAGCTGAAATTCGCGAAGGCCTGGGCCTCGGGCCGAGTCCGCCTGGAAGCCGGCTTCCGCGACCTCCTCCGCCTCAAAAGCATGCTCTAG
- a CDS encoding ABC transporter ATP-binding protein: MRSTQVQRLTAENVTLGYDQRVIAENLSVEIPDHSFTVIVGPNACGKSTLLRALSRMLKPSTGRVLLDGQAIGSLPAKKVAKTLGLLPQSSIAPDGITVADLVSRGRYPHQGLLRQWSAEDERVVKESMASTGVAELADRAVDELSGGQRQRVWIAMALAQQTPLLLLDEPTTYLDIQHQIDVLDLCAELHETQGRTLVAVLHDLNHAARYATHLIAMRGGKVVAEGPPAEVVTAELVEKVFGLRCQVIPDPETGTPLVVPAARKARAVARAE, from the coding sequence ATGAGGAGTACCCAAGTGCAGCGGCTGACCGCGGAGAACGTGACCCTCGGCTACGACCAGCGGGTCATCGCCGAGAACCTGTCGGTGGAGATCCCCGACCACTCCTTCACGGTGATCGTCGGCCCCAATGCCTGCGGCAAGTCCACGCTGCTGCGGGCCCTGTCGAGGATGCTGAAGCCGTCCACCGGGCGGGTGCTGCTGGACGGGCAGGCCATCGGGTCGCTGCCCGCGAAGAAGGTGGCCAAGACCCTGGGCCTGCTCCCGCAGTCCTCGATCGCGCCCGACGGCATCACGGTGGCCGACCTGGTCTCGCGCGGCCGGTACCCGCACCAGGGGCTGCTGCGGCAGTGGTCGGCCGAGGACGAGCGGGTCGTGAAGGAGTCGATGGCCTCGACGGGGGTCGCCGAGCTCGCCGACCGGGCCGTGGACGAGCTGTCGGGCGGGCAGCGGCAGCGCGTGTGGATCGCGATGGCGCTGGCCCAGCAGACGCCGCTGCTGCTGCTCGACGAGCCGACGACGTACCTGGACATCCAGCACCAGATCGACGTGCTGGACCTGTGCGCGGAGCTGCACGAGACGCAGGGGCGGACGCTGGTGGCGGTGCTGCACGATCTGAATCACGCGGCCCGGTACGCCACGCACCTGATCGCGATGCGGGGCGGGAAGGTCGTCGCGGAGGGGCCGCCGGCGGAGGTGGTGACGGCGGAGCTCGTGGAGAAGGTTTTCGGGCTGCGCTGCCAGGTGATCCCGGATCCGGAGACGGGGACGCCGCTGGTGGTTCCGGCGGCGCGCAAGGCCCGTGCGGTGGCTCGGGCGGAGTAG
- a CDS encoding FecCD family ABC transporter permease, translating into MTATAPTTAPTTATDTPGKGRRSGPRPLRLPGGVSLRVERRALAVGVLLTVAALAMAVVLIGTGDFEIAPWDVVQTLLGNGTPATDFIVNDLRLPRVLVALLVGAALGISGAVFQSVSRNPLGSPDMLGFGYGSAVGALVVIVLFKGGATEVAAGALAGGLLAGVAVYLLAYKQGIQGYRLVLVGIGASAILIAVIQYLITKAQLIEATRAMVWLTGSLAGRDWAQVWPLLAVCAVLLPLVLGQGRALRMMEMGDDAAYALGVRVERTRMLLMLAAVLLTTAASAAAGPISFVALAAPQLARRLTRSPGGNLVNAALMGSVLLMVSDWASQRAFGSDQLPVGVVTGLVGGVYLLWLLVTERKAGRI; encoded by the coding sequence GTGACCGCGACCGCGCCCACGACCGCGCCCACGACCGCGACCGACACCCCCGGCAAGGGCCGCCGGTCCGGACCCCGCCCGCTGCGCCTGCCCGGCGGGGTCTCGCTGCGCGTCGAGCGGCGCGCCCTGGCCGTCGGGGTCCTGCTGACCGTCGCGGCGCTCGCGATGGCCGTCGTGCTCATCGGCACCGGCGACTTCGAGATCGCGCCGTGGGACGTCGTACAGACCCTGCTCGGCAACGGCACCCCCGCCACCGACTTCATCGTCAACGACCTGCGGCTGCCGCGAGTCCTGGTCGCGCTGCTCGTCGGCGCGGCGCTCGGGATCTCCGGAGCCGTCTTCCAGTCCGTCTCCCGCAACCCGCTGGGCTCCCCGGACATGCTCGGCTTCGGCTACGGCTCGGCGGTCGGCGCGCTCGTCGTCATCGTCCTGTTCAAGGGCGGCGCCACGGAGGTGGCCGCCGGCGCGCTGGCCGGCGGCCTGCTGGCCGGAGTCGCCGTCTACCTGCTCGCCTACAAGCAGGGCATCCAGGGCTACCGGCTGGTGCTGGTCGGGATCGGCGCCTCCGCCATCCTGATCGCCGTGATCCAGTACCTGATCACGAAGGCCCAGCTGATCGAGGCCACCCGTGCCATGGTCTGGCTGACCGGCTCGCTGGCCGGCCGGGACTGGGCGCAGGTGTGGCCGCTGCTCGCGGTGTGCGCGGTGCTCCTCCCGCTGGTCCTCGGGCAGGGCCGGGCCCTGCGGATGATGGAGATGGGCGACGACGCCGCGTACGCGCTCGGGGTGCGGGTGGAGCGGACGCGGATGCTGCTGATGCTGGCGGCGGTCCTGCTCACCACCGCGGCGAGCGCTGCGGCCGGGCCCATCAGCTTCGTCGCGCTGGCCGCCCCGCAGCTGGCCCGGCGGCTGACCCGCTCGCCCGGCGGGAACCTGGTGAACGCCGCCCTGATGGGCTCGGTGCTGCTGATGGTGTCCGACTGGGCCTCGCAGCGGGCCTTCGGCTCCGACCAGCTGCCGGTGGGTGTGGTGACCGGCCTCGTCGGCGGTGTCTACCTGCTCTGGCTGCTCGTCACCGAGCGCAAGGCGGGACGTATATGA